TGGGAGATTTATATTTTCAAATCCGTAGAGGTTCATGTCCTCTTAGATATGCAATCAGCGTGCCGTCCCACATATTAAAATTACTATTGATTACAATTGGTTAGCTAGGTGGCAGGTACCTTTTTGGTAGCTTTTTGGGGTTTTGATCTGGGAATTGAGGAGGGAAGTCATCAGGGGTTATGACAACAGAGTCGCCGGATCGATCGCAACTTCGTTTACAACCGGCCTCTCATACTCCGCCATCCTCTCCTCATGCTGGAGCTGCATGGAGGTCATGGATTGATCATGCTCGAGATTTAAAGAATGGATATAGGCATTGTACTGAAGCGTCATCGCGCGCAGGTCGTTTGAGAGCGCCTTCCTCTCATTGAAGGAGGCCCTGCGGTTTGCCATATCGGCATAGGAGAGCTGCATCGAGGTGCTGAGATACTGCGTATTGGCCTGAAACATCATCCCCATCACCTGCCAGCGTGTATTTTCGACAGAGGCATACGCACCCTGTTCGGCCATATAACGGGCGGTCAGGTTATCCTGCAGATTCATCGCCTCCATCGCCTTGGCATTTGTGTCGGCCATTGACGTGTACATGTTGGCCATCGTTTTATTGTTTTCATAGCCGGCTAATGCTCCCATAGCTCCGAATCCAATGAGGGTCCCGTCGCTAATATAGTTTCCAAATTTTTCTCCGGGGAGATTCAAGCTTGATTTGTCAAATCCGTAGAAGTCCATATATCCTCCTTATTCCTCCTCCCGATGAAACTGCGCATTCGGGTCGGGAGGGAGCTCTGATGGGGTCTCGCCACGATTAAATCCATCGGTCCATTCATTAATCAAACCGAGTAACTGTTCGTCTCTTATATCCAGATCGTCCGCCGATGGCATCTGATCAGGATAAAGTCGATCGACATAACCATTCATCTCGTTATCGGCATCGCTCGAAAACTGATAGGGGTTATCGTTATCGACCGTTGCCCCTGTCAGGAGGTCAACATTCGCCATGTCGTACATGCTCGGTTCCTGGATCGGGGCATCGAACCGATGATCCTCATTCAAACCAAATTGACTCCGGAGCATCTGCTCTTCGGCAGTATTGTTTGTTTGGGCCCAACTCACAAAGGCGTTTGTCACTTTTTCATAGCTATCTTTGGTTGCCTCACCGACGGCAAAACGCAGCTCTTCTTTCGCCGCCAATTTTTCCGTCTGGAGTCTCTGAAGGTGTGCCGCCTCACGTTGCTGACGGATCGCCTCCTGCATTGCGGACATCTCCATCGCCTGCCCTGTCCGGCGAGCAATTCTTTCCTGCTGTGCGGCATAAGAAGCGGCGCGGGCACCCATGCGTGCAACCCGCTCGGCCGATTCGGCATTGATCCGGGCAGCGGTAACCGCCGGATCTTCCTCGCCAGTAGCCCATCTGATAGCTTCGACTAACATCTATAACACTCCTCAGCCCCCTATATTGCAATCAGCGTGCCGTCTTCTGAATCTAATTTACCATTTAATTTCAAATAGTTAAAAGTGTGCCTGACACCGGCTTTGGCCTTTATTGTTGGGAGGAGTCCCAAAGTGGGGAGAGGGAACCCCATGGGCAAAACTGCTTGTTTTTCGGGTTTAAACTGGGCAAAGAGGTCTTCATGAGGAGCTCGGAACTTCTGAAAAAAATGCTCGAAGGAGATCGCCCCGCGCTGGCACGGATGATCTCGCTGATTGAGAATCGATCCGCCGATCTCCTTCCCCTAATGGCTGAAGTTCATAAACGGTCAGGACAGGCCCATGTCGTTGGCGTCACAGGTCCTCCAGGCTCAGGAAAAAGCACCCTCGTTGACCAGTTGATTGCCGCGTTTCGCAAAGAAGAAAAAAAAGTCGGCGTGATCGCGATCGATCCCTCAAGCCCTTTTTCAGGGGGGGCGATTCTCGGGGATCGGATCCGGATGCAATCCCATGCCGGTGACGACGGCGTTTTTATTCGAAGCCTTGGGAGTCGGGGATCTCATGGAGGTCTCTCGAAGGCGACGCGGGAGGTGGTGAGGCTCCTCGATGCAGCAGGGATGGATGTTGTTCTTGTCGAGACGGTCGGTGTCGGTCAGACGGAACTCGATATCATGGAGATCGCCCAGACAACGATCGTGCTTTTGACACCCGAATCGGGTGACGCGATCCAGACGATGAAGGCGGGGATCCTGGAGATCGCCAATATTTTTGTGGTCAATAAATCGGATCGACCGGGGGGAGAACGTTTGAGGCAGGAACTTCTCGCGATGATGGAGATGGGGGCGCAGAAGGACTCTTGGAAGGTTCCAGTTCTCCTCACGCAGGCGGTCAAAGGGGCCGGTCTCCCTGAGCTGGTTCAATCCCTCGAAAGGCATCGCAGTCATTGGATAAAAACGAATGATCAAAAATGGCAACAAAAGAGGGCCGAAGAAGAACTTCGGGAGATTGTTGTCGATGAACTGGTGAAAAAGGCAGATTTTTCGATCAAAAAAGGGGCGAATCCCTACCAGCGTGCGCAGGAGATCCTCGCGAAGCTCTCTAGGATTTTTTGAAAATTACTTTTTCTCCCAATTTCACTGGAAATTTCTTCAGGAAATTTCCTTCCGTGACGGCCGCCTCGATGCGCGTATAGTCATCTTTCATGATACAAAAATGATTTTTTGAAACCTCTCCGAAGGTTCGGACATGGGTGAGGCGGATCGTCTTTGTACCTTTTGAAAGGGTAACCGAACCTCGCAGCGGGACCCCGAATTCATCCCAGGTCTTTTGCAGGATGTTAAAAAAAATATTACCGAGCGCGTTTTTGTGGATTACAATCGCCGGAATCGAACTCCCAAGGATCTCGGCATTCAGATACGGTGAAGGGATCAGGTCGGTCACAGGGATCGACGGGCCGAACTCTTCGAGCGAAACTCCTTTTGAAAGGTAACCGGCCGCCATCGCAAAGACATCGCGTCCATGAAAAATAGGAGAGACCGGCTGGCGCTGATATTTCGGGTTCTGGAGCTCATGCGCCTTCACGATGCCGCCCAGCGCTTCAGCACCTGGACGTAAAATTCCGTTGTCAGGCCCGATCAGATAATCTCCCCGGACCGTCTGGATCGCGATCCCACGTCTCTTTGTTCCGACTCCCGGATCGACGACACAGACGTGAAACCCGACCGGCATCGTGACGAGCGTTTCCATTGTGCGCGCCGCCTGAAAGAGATTAAACCCCTCGATCCCATGCATATGGTGAATCAGATGGGCATCAGGATTGACCTCGTAGATAACCCCCTCCATCGCGCCACAACCATAGGATTGTTTTTCGAAATCGGAGGAGAGGGTGATCAGGGGTTTCATATTGATTCCTTCCCTACCCGATGTTACGAGGCAATTCAAGATTTTAGGCAGCGTAGCTCAGTTGGTAGAGCAAGCGGTTCATACCCGCTCTGTCAGAGGTTCGAATCCTCTCGCTGCCATAATTTTACCCCTCACCCTGACCCTCTCCCACAGGGGGGGAGGGAAGTAAATTTATGAAACCAATCGTCGCCATTGTCGGTCGTCCCAACGTCGGCAAATCGACCCTCTTTAACCGAATCATCGGCCAGAGGAAGTCGATCACGCTCGATGTCGCGGGTGTGACTCGGGATCGTCATTATGGGAATGCCTCTTGGGATGGTAAGGAATTTATCTGTGTCGATACCGGCGGCTTTCCCTCTGATGTCAAAGGGAGTCTCGAGAAGAAGGTTCAGGATCAGATTAATCTTGCGATCCATGAGGCGGAAGCGATCCTTTTTGTGGTCGATGGTCAGGCGGGGCTTCTTCCGGAAGAAAAGGAGATAGGGGATCGACTTCGGAAGTCAGGCAAAAAGGTTATCATTGTCGTGAGCAAAATTGATCAGCCTTCCCACGAGGAGCGTCTCGCCGATTTCTATTCCCTCTCCGAAAAACCGATGCCGGTCTCTGGTGAACATGGCTATGGGGTGGCAGAGCTTTTGGAGGAGGTGGTCAACGGTTTCCCCTCGACCCTCTCTGAAGAGGCGATACCGGAGAAGATCTCCATTGCGATCCTCGGTCGACCGAATGTCGGGAAATCTTCTCTGCTGAATTGTCTGCTTGGAGAAGAGCGGGTTGTGGTCGATGAGACTCCGGGAACAACACGTGATGTTATCGATACGCCGATCAGCCGTGATGGCCAAGACTATCTCCTTTTGGATACTGCTGGAATCCGGAGACACGGAAAATCAGCGTCGAAGGTGGAACGTTTTTCGGTCCTTCGCGCCTTATCGGCGATTGAAAGATCCAAAATCTGTCTTGCGGTTTTCGATGCCAAAGAAGGGATCCAGAAACAGGATGCCCATGTTGTTGGGTATGCCTTTGAGGAGAAAAAGGGGGTCGTCCTGATTTGGAACAAATGTGACCTCCTGCCCAATAAAAAAGGGGTCCGCGATTCTCTAAAAAAAATGGCGAGAGAGCGCCTGAAATTTCTGGCCCATGCCCCCCTCGCCTTTATCTCCGCGAAGACAGGGGAGGGGACCGAGGTGATCTGGTCGATGGTGGATCGTCTTCATCTCTCGATGGGGAAAAAAGTGAAGACATCGGATCTCAATGCGCTCCTTGAAAAGCTTGTGCTCACCCATAACCTCCCTGTCTACAAGGGGAAGCCGGTGAAATTTTACTACATGACACAGACAGGGACCTTTCCGCCGCAGTTTGTTGTTTTCACAAACGAACCTGAGGGGGTTCATTTTTCTTTCCAAAGATTTCTGGTGAACCAGATACGTGAAGAGTTTCGGTTTGACGGGGCGCCGATCCAGCTCGTTTTCAAGAGGAAGTCGTAAGTTCCCTGCGGATTACCTGGTACGCCTCTTTCTTTATCAAATAATCGACATGCCCAATGTTTTCGAGCTCTATATTTTTCATATTTCTGGTATTTCGGGGGATCTTTAAAATGGCGCTCTTGTAGTAACAAATTTTATCCTTCTTTGAATAAATCGAAACAAAGCGGACATTTTTGGGGAATCGCCCCCGGTTCAGACGTCGGAGAAACGGGGCAAGCGGATACATCTGCCAGACACTTTTTGAGACGATCGCGAGCGGAGAGACCAATCCCAACAAGACCAGTGGATTTCCATAGTGAGGGGTTCCGAGCGTAATCAAGGTTTTGACATGTCGATCGCCTTGAAGCCTTTTCACGTAATATTGACCGATGAGCCCACCCTTTGAGTGTCCGATGATACTGATCTTGGGAAGCCTGTATCTTTCACGAAGCGTCTTAATTTTCCTTTTGACCAACTTTGACAACGCCTCGATACAGTGGGTATTGAAGGTGCCAAAAACACCACCGAGATTGAGGCTGAAGACACAAAATCCGTCGCGGCGGAGACGCCTCTCCAAAATATGCATCACGCGACGTCCGGCTCCAAAACCATAAATGAGAAGCACGGGCGACGAACATTTTCGGAAATTTGTACGGCGGTCGACTTTGTTTCCTGAGAGGGAGAGCTTGAAATAAGTGAGTAGTATCTTCAGATCTTCTTGAATTCCCTTTCCGAATTTTTTGATCCTTTGGATAGGCATATTGACAGAGCTCGCTAGGTCAGGCAAACAAACAAGTCAATGGAAACAGTCGCCATTCGTCTTCTTCATTTTATCATCGCGAAGAAAAAAGCTCTGCTGACTTTCTTCGTGGTTCTGGTTGCATTGGGAGCCCTTTGGGGGGCCTTTTACAGCTACACGCAGAGTTATTCAAGAAGGGCGTTTCGGTTGTTAGAGGGTCGTCCATGGTCAGAGGCAGAAGAGGTAATCGCCAAATACCCACGTTCCGATGCTGCGGTCATCGCACAACTTGCGATGGGGAAGAAGGCGTTGGAGGAGGAGAAGTGGGATGAGGCGATTGGACATTATAAGGATAGGGCCTTTCAAAATCTTTCGAAAGATCAGGCAGTCTTACGGGTCGTAGCGATTCAGAATCTGGCCCTTGCCTATCGTGGAAAGCAGGAATGGGATCGGGCCCTCATGGAACTTCGCAGGGCGGAAAAAGATCCGGAAAACAAGACCCCTGACTATACGAGACTTTTGATCTCTCAGGTTCTTTGGGAAAAGGGGGAGATTGAGGAGTCGAAGAAACTTCTGGAAAGTCTTTCAAAAGAGGCGTTGCAACCGGAAGTCAGAAAAGAAGCAGAGGCCCATCTCGAATGGATCAACGCACCGAAAAAGTCCTAATCTTTTTTCTTTTTTTGGTTTTACTTCAGAGCTCAGGGAACGGTGCCTATGGGTTTGAGCCATTTCATGTAAGGAATCGGAACTACCCTCGGCAACCTGCCTTCAAGCTTCCTTATAAGCCGAAATGGGTTTCGCGGGTCAAGAAGGGGGGAGTTTTTAAATACAAGAGACGGGAATTTTCGTCACCGGTTGTTTATGAGGATCGGATCTTTGTCGGGACCGAGAGTGGTTATTTTTATGCAATGAAAAAGAAAAATGGCCGGCGGGTCTGGCGCTTCAAGACGGAGGGTTCTGTTAGTTCGAGACCGGGTATTAGAAATGGAAAGGTTTTTTTTGGAGATGATGAAGGATATTTTTATGCACTGGATCTTCAGACAGGGGAGAAGATCTGGAGCCTCAATCTCGATGCCGAGATCCTGACCGCTCCTGCTTTAAAAGGGGATCAGCTTTTTCTCGTGACGGTGGAAGGTCGGGTTGTCGCCCTGACCGAGCGGGAGGGGACGATTCTTTGGGAGCGACAGCATAGTACGCGGCCGCTGCAGATGACGATTCGGGGGAACTCAACGCCTGTTTTGGATCCGGAAGGTAATCTTTATGTCGGTTTTGCCGATGGGACCTTTTGGTCCCTTTCTTCAAAAACAGGAAAGATTCTCTGGGAGCGCCGGATTGAATCAGGTGAGCGGTTTCATGACCTGGATGGGGTCCCTCTGATTGAGGGGGATCGGATCTATATCTCGAGTTTCGACGGCCCCCTGACCGCTGTGACAAAGAGTGGCAGGATCCTCTGGTCTGTTTCTGTCGGGAGTGCGGTCCCTTTTCTCTCTGAAAAAGATCTCCTTTATGTTTCTGACTCCCAAGGGTCTTTGCTCGCTCTCCAGAAAAAAGATGGATCGACACTCTGGAAAACAAAAGTCGGAGAGGGGGCCCTCACCGCTCCTCTTCTGCACAACGATGTCATTGCCGTGGGGCTTTCTTCGTCTACCATGAACTTTGTTGATCGTACCACAGGTCGCCTGATGTTCCGCCGGTTTGCCAAAAAGGGGATCTCCTCGGATCCGTTTCTGGACGGAGACCAACTCTGCTATCTCTCCAACGGGGGACGCCTCTATTCCCTAAAAATGGTCGATAAGTCGGTCCCTTGACAGTTGAGCCCTGTTACTATAACCCTCCCCCATGGTACTCCCTGAAATCCAAGAAGCCCTCACATTCGACGATATCCTCCTCCTGCCCCAGGAGAGCGAGGTTTTGCCTCACGAGGTCGATACGACCACCCGATTAGCGGCGGATATTACCTTAAATATTCCTGTGATCTCTGCGGCGATGGATTCGGTGACCGAATCGGCCACTGCAATCATCATGGCCCGTATGGGGGGGGTCGGGATTGTTCATCGCAATTTGACTCCCGAAGAGCAAGCGTTGGAGGTAGAGAAGGTCAAGCGTGCCGAGTCCGGCATGATTCTCCGTCCGATTACCCTTTCCCCAGATCAGACCTTGCATGAAGTGATCCGTGTCATGAAAGAGCATAATATTTCCGGGGTCCCGATTACGGAGGGGGAGAGGCTTGTGGGGATTCTCACAAATCGTGATTTGCGTTTTGAGAGGAATCTTGATCTGAAGGTTCGAGAGGTGATGACAAAAGAAGTGATCACGACGGGAGAAGAGACGACACTCGAAAAGGCGAAGGAAATTTTACAAAAAAACCGGATCGAAAAATTACCTGTCATCGATAAAAAGGGGAATCTCAAGGGACTCTTTACGATCAAGGATGTCGAGCGGGTCACTGAGTTTCCGAACGCAACAAAGGACAAGATCGGACGTCTCCGGGTGGGGGGGGCGATTGGGGTGGGTGAGCCAGCCTTGGCGCGGGCCGGGAAACTCGTCGAGGCAGGGGTCGATTTGGTCGTGATTGATACCGCCCATGGCCATACAAAAGGGGTTCTGGAGACGGTCAGGCAATTCAAGAAGGCCTACAACATTCCCCTCATTGCCGGGAATGTGGCGACCGGTGAGGCGGCCGAGGCGTTGATCAAGGCGGGTGTCGACGCGGTGAAGGTTGGTGTTGGTGCCGGATCGATTTGTACGACGCGTGTCGTGACCGGTATCGGTGTTCCTCAGCTTTTTGCGGTGATCGATTGCGCGAAGGTGACGACCCGGCACGGAATTCCGTTGATCGCCGATGGGGGAATCAAATTTTCAGGTGATGTGACGAAGGCGCTCGCGGCAGGGGCCGATACGGTCATGATCGGTGGTCTCCTCGCTGGCACAGATGAGGCGCCAGGTGAAAACATCCTTTATCAAGGACGTTCCTACAAGAGCTATCGCGGGATGGGTTCGATCGGGGCGATGCTCAAAGGGAGCGGGGATCGCTATGCGCAGGGGGGGATCAAGGAACGCTCAAAACTGATCCCGGAGGGGATCGAAGGGATGGTGCCCCATCGCGGTCCTCTGGCGACCCAGATTACGCAGATCGTTGGCGGGGTTCGTTCAGGGATGGGTTATCTGGGGGCGAAGAATCTTGATGAACTCCGAAAGAAGGCACGTTTTGTTCGGATTACCTCAGCAGGATTGAAAGAAAGCCACGTTCACGATGTCGTTATTACAAAAGAAGCACCAAACTATCGATTAGAATGAACAAGGTTCTGATCCTCGACTTCGGCTCCCAATACACCCAACTGATCGCGCGTCGCGTTCGTGAGCTTCAGATCTATTGTGAAATTTATCCCTGCTCTACCTCGATCTCACAGATCAAGTCTTTTAACCCTTCCGCCATTATCCTCTCCGGAGGACCGGCGAGTGTCTACGACCGGGAGGCGCCAACTGCCGATCGTGAAATTCTGACCCTCGGGGTTCCAGTTCTCGGTATCTGCTATGGTCTTCAGTGGATCGCGCGGGAAGAGGGGGGGAAGGTCAGTCCGGGCTCTGTTCGGGAGTATGGTCCTGCGAAGGTCCATCTCGTGAAGAGAGAGGGGATTTTTGCCGGATTGAAGGAGAACGAGATCGATGTCTGGATGAGCCACGGGGATCATGTGAGCCTCCTTCCTCCCGGCTATCAGATCTATGGCGAGAGTCTGAATCGTCTCCTCGCTGCCTGCGGTGATCCGAAGAAAAAAATATTCGGGATCCAGTTTCATCCCGAAGTCCTTCACACCCCGAGGGGAAAAGAGATTTTGAAGAATTTTCTATTTTCAGTTTCCGGATTGAAAGCGGATTGGTCGATGGAGTCTTTTGTGGAGAAGACGATCCGCGATGTCCGCGGCATGGTCGGTTCCGATCATGTCATCTGTGCTGTCTCAGGTGGTGTCGATTCTTCCGTCATGGCCGCCCTGCTGCATCGGGCGATTGGGGATCAGCTGCATCCTTTCTTTATTGATAATGGGTTACTCAGAAAGAACGAAGGGGATCGTGTCTTCGATCTTTTGAAGCGGAATATGAATCTCCCCTTGATCCGTGTCGATGCGAGCGAGGATTTTCTAAAATGTCTCGAGGGAGTCGTCGATCCCGAAGAGAAGCGAAAAAAGATCGGTCGTGAGTTTATCGCTGTTTTTGAACGAGAGGCCCAGAAGATCACTGGAGTTCGTTATCTGGCCCAGGGGACGCTCTATCCCGACGTGATCGAATCGGTCTCTTTTCGCGGTCCATCGGCGACGATCAAGAGTCATCACAATGTCGGTGGGCTTCCGGAAAAGATGAATCTCAAACTTTTGGAGCCGTTTCGCGAGCTTTTTAAGGATGAGGTTCGCCTGATCGGTCGGCTCCTGGGGATTCCCGAGGAGGTGATCAACCGACAGCCGTTTCCAGGGCCTGGCTTGGCCGTTAGGATCCTTGGCGAGGTCACGAAAGAAAGGTTACAGATCCTCCGGGAGGCGGATGATGTTGTGGTCCGTGAGTTCAAACGGGCCGACCTCTATACGAAGGTCTGGCAGTCTTTTGCGGTGCTCCTCCCTGTAAAGACGGTCGGGGTGATGGGGGATGCACGGACCTATGAGAATGTGATCGCGGTACGTGTTGTGGAGAGTCAGGATGGGATGACGGCGAACTGGGTTCGCCTCCCGTATGAGCTCCTCGAGAAGATCTCAAGTCGTGTGATTAATGAAGTGCGGGGGGTGAATCGTGTGGTTTACGATATTTCATCCAAACCCCCTGCGACTATTGAGTGGGAATAGGTGTACCAAGCGCTTCAAGTCTTGTAGCTGCCTCTGCCCGGACCTTTGGATTCTGTGTCTTGGCCATGACCTCTCTTAATTCTCCCGCGTACTTATCACCGGCAATCTTCTCATAGGTCTTGAGCGCGCGTGTCGCCTCTTGTTGGGCCAGTTCGTAGGGACTATGAAGCTCTGAAAGCAAACTCTCAAGCGTTGCAAGGTCATTTGTCGTGGCGCGGAGTGTGATGAGTGCCTGCCTGTGGACGTCAGGATTTTTGTCAGCCAGGAAGTCGAAAATCATCGGGTAGTGAGCCACGATGATTCTTTCTGATGGTTCCCTCGCCTCTGGAGGGAGTTTCGGTAGGGCCTCTATCCCCTTTTGATAGATTGCAATAGTAAGCAGGCTGACCTCTGGTGGGATCGGTTTCTTGTCCATTTTGATTTTATCGATGCGCGCCTTTATGACACTGAGCGAAAAGGGACCGACAAGCGACGCGAGCGCCTCTATCGCGACGACGAGATCCCCCTTTTGATCTTCTCGTGCTATGAGCCCCGCGAGGAAATTCGCTTTTTCTCGAGGCTCTTCCAGATCATCGGCAAATCGCGACATTGCAAGCAGGGTTACGGTTTTTAGGGTTAGCGCTACCGCTACCGCCTGTCTTCCTTGAGCTGATGTTATCGTGACGGGGACCTCCATTTTATAACGATTAAAAAAGTAATATTCATCGTTGGTCATGCTTTTGAGATCTTTTCGTCGTCCCGAGAGGTAAAGCGGGTCCTGAAGATAAGCGGTCAGCCGGTCCACAAGTTGTTTGACAACATACGGATCCCCTTTTTCAATCATCGCTTGGGCCGCGCACACCCGGACAGCGGCCGAATCATCATCGAGTGCCGCATGAAAACGTTTTTTGACCTCGTCATCTGCTTCAGAGAGGAAGGGAGTCAACGCCTGATACGCCGCAAGCCGGACCGCGATCGCTTCCTTGTCCCTATTTTTTAATCGTTCCAGTTCTTCTGAAATGGCACTGACATCGACCTCTGGCTCCCCTATCTTCTTCTTTAAACGATCTGCTTTTGGTGGCACAGCTTTTCGAGATATTTTTTTATCGTAGGTCCTGTAGCGGACTTCTTTGACAACCCTTTCAGTCCCCTCTCCCTCAAAAACGACGACAGGTTCGAGGGTCTTCACGAGATCATAATCGTCTCTGTACGCATCCGATTTTTCTGATCTTGGGGGAAAGTATTGACTCAAACGAATGAGCAGCGGGACCGCCTCTTGTCCAATGATTTGACGGGCGGAATAGGCGACGGAGAGGAGGCTGCCAGGTGAGAGACTACGGGCCTGTTCTCCAAAGAGTTTTTTTAGTTTTGTTGCCGTCTCGCTGGCCAACGGTTGTTTGAGAGAGGGGATCTTGTGGGCCGAGGCGACAAGGACAGCCCCTCGGGCGGCAACAATCCGGTCTGCAAGGACGAGAAGTTTCTCAATCTCAGGAATTTTTTCGGGATCTGTGACATTGCCCAATAGGCGTGTCAGATTTGGAAGAACTTTTTCGAGCCGGTGTTGCCAACGCGTATCACACCAGTTGTCCGGTTTTGTCACGGCGAGGAGATAGTTGACGAACGGGATCAGGAAGTTGGGATTTTGTAATCTCCCGTTCAGGATTTCGCTCAACGGTTTTAACTCATCCTTTGAGAGGGTCTTGTTATCGTGTATCAGATCCAATACCGCGATGAACTGTTCAGGGGTCAGCTCTCTTTTCGCCAAGGTGGCAATCAAACGATTGGCGTCTGTCTTGAGTCTCTTCCCGACCTTCGCGCGTTCTTTCGGCTCCTTTGGGATCATCACGAGGGGATGATCTGAGACGATGATCTTCCGGATCTGCGCGATCAGGGCGTCTGTCGTGAGGATTGAATTATCCTTTTCTCCAAGGATCTCGCGACAGATCTCTTTCGTTTCTTCATCAATCTGCGAAGATTTCAGGTAGCTCCGGAAGAGGGGCTCCGCTTTTTCGGGGTTCATCTTATAGGCGAGGGAGAGCGCCTCGTACGTCCGGTAGCGTGGCTTGTCCCACTGAACGAGCATCGTGAAGAGTCCATCCTTGAGCTCGGCCGATTTTTTCGTCACCTTGAGGACGATATCTGTGACCTTTTCAACACTCTTTTTTTCGCGATCATCGAGCTGGTGAGTTGGTTTTACGAACAAGGTGTTGAGGTCAGCCCAATGGGTGGCAATCGCTTTCACCAGCTCCTCCTCGGTGATCGCCTTTTTTTCCAAGGCAAAGAGATAGTCACCAAGGTTGGTACTGGTCCCGTCCTTAACACGCGCAATGATATTGCCGGCCAGTTCTGTCCCGAAATCGAGGAAGTCAAAGTCCTTCGGTTTCGCAAAAATATCCTGACGGATCGCCCCTTCTTTCACCAGATAATCGGGCGGGATCGGCCCGGCAGGGTTTGGAAGGTCGGCCTTCTCGGAGTCGGTTGCTTTTTTTGGCGGCTCGAAATAGACTAACTGCTCCGGATAGGAGTGCGGTTGGAAAGTATGGTCCTCCGGTCCCGTTTCTGCCTGTCGGATACAGTCAAGCCTTTGGGGGGTTTGATCCGGATTTTTGAGCTCTTCGTTACAACGGTTTTGCAACTCCTTTTTTGAAAGGAGTTTTGCCTTTTGGGGACCGAGGAGCTTCACGGGATAGGGGATCGGTTGGCCGGGAGAGGCTGCCGCATACGGATTCTCGGCATAAAATTTCGCAGAATAATAGACAGTATCGCCCGGCTTTATCGGTTCTGGATCCGCATTTGTTCCATAGAGATCGACATACCCCCCTTTTCTAAGACCGAGTCTGACCTGATAGTCTTTACAGACCTCCTTGTCTCCTTCCTTGTGGCACTGCGCCGTGAGGAGATCCCCAACGCCGTCATGATTGAGGTCATAAGTGGGTGGCAGGAAATTGTCCGGATGGTTCTCCCGAGGATTGCCTTTTAGTATTTTGGTGTAAGAGTCTCCCATCTCGTGTTTGTTATCGGGCTTAAAATACAAAAGTTTCTCAC
This genomic window from Deltaproteobacteria bacterium contains:
- the der gene encoding ribosome biogenesis GTPase Der, whose protein sequence is MKPIVAIVGRPNVGKSTLFNRIIGQRKSITLDVAGVTRDRHYGNASWDGKEFICVDTGGFPSDVKGSLEKKVQDQINLAIHEAEAILFVVDGQAGLLPEEKEIGDRLRKSGKKVIIVVSKIDQPSHEERLADFYSLSEKPMPVSGEHGYGVAELLEEVVNGFPSTLSEEAIPEKISIAILGRPNVGKSSLLNCLLGEERVVVDETPGTTRDVIDTPISRDGQDYLLLDTAGIRRHGKSASKVERFSVLRALSAIERSKICLAVFDAKEGIQKQDAHVVGYAFEEKKGVVLIWNKCDLLPNKKGVRDSLKKMARERLKFLAHAPLAFISAKTGEGTEVIWSMVDRLHLSMGKKVKTSDLNALLEKLVLTHNLPVYKGKPVKFYYMTQTGTFPPQFVVFTNEPEGVHFSFQRFLVNQIREEFRFDGAPIQLVFKRKS
- a CDS encoding SAM-dependent chlorinase/fluorinase; amino-acid sequence: MKPLITLSSDFEKQSYGCGAMEGVIYEVNPDAHLIHHMHGIEGFNLFQAARTMETLVTMPVGFHVCVVDPGVGTKRRGIAIQTVRGDYLIGPDNGILRPGAEALGGIVKAHELQNPKYQRQPVSPIFHGRDVFAMAAGYLSKGVSLEEFGPSIPVTDLIPSPYLNAEILGSSIPAIVIHKNALGNIFFNILQKTWDEFGVPLRGSVTLSKGTKTIRLTHVRTFGEVSKNHFCIMKDDYTRIEAAVTEGNFLKKFPVKLGEKVIFKKS
- a CDS encoding PQQ-binding-like beta-propeller repeat protein, giving the protein MDQRTEKVLIFFLFLVLLQSSGNGAYGFEPFHVRNRNYPRQPAFKLPYKPKWVSRVKKGGVFKYKRREFSSPVVYEDRIFVGTESGYFYAMKKKNGRRVWRFKTEGSVSSRPGIRNGKVFFGDDEGYFYALDLQTGEKIWSLNLDAEILTAPALKGDQLFLVTVEGRVVALTEREGTILWERQHSTRPLQMTIRGNSTPVLDPEGNLYVGFADGTFWSLSSKTGKILWERRIESGERFHDLDGVPLIEGDRIYISSFDGPLTAVTKSGRILWSVSVGSAVPFLSEKDLLYVSDSQGSLLALQKKDGSTLWKTKVGEGALTAPLLHNDVIAVGLSSSTMNFVDRTTGRLMFRRFAKKGISSDPFLDGDQLCYLSNGGRLYSLKMVDKSVP
- a CDS encoding alpha/beta fold hydrolase; translation: MPIQRIKKFGKGIQEDLKILLTYFKLSLSGNKVDRRTNFRKCSSPVLLIYGFGAGRRVMHILERRLRRDGFCVFSLNLGGVFGTFNTHCIEALSKLVKRKIKTLRERYRLPKISIIGHSKGGLIGQYYVKRLQGDRHVKTLITLGTPHYGNPLVLLGLVSPLAIVSKSVWQMYPLAPFLRRLNRGRFPKNVRFVSIYSKKDKICYYKSAILKIPRNTRNMKNIELENIGHVDYLIKKEAYQVIRRELTTSS
- the meaB gene encoding methylmalonyl Co-A mutase-associated GTPase MeaB, translated to MRSSELLKKMLEGDRPALARMISLIENRSADLLPLMAEVHKRSGQAHVVGVTGPPGSGKSTLVDQLIAAFRKEEKKVGVIAIDPSSPFSGGAILGDRIRMQSHAGDDGVFIRSLGSRGSHGGLSKATREVVRLLDAAGMDVVLVETVGVGQTELDIMEIAQTTIVLLTPESGDAIQTMKAGILEIANIFVVNKSDRPGGERLRQELLAMMEMGAQKDSWKVPVLLTQAVKGAGLPELVQSLERHRSHWIKTNDQKWQQKRAEEELREIVVDELVKKADFSIKKGANPYQRAQEILAKLSRIF
- the guaB gene encoding IMP dehydrogenase, translating into MVLPEIQEALTFDDILLLPQESEVLPHEVDTTTRLAADITLNIPVISAAMDSVTESATAIIMARMGGVGIVHRNLTPEEQALEVEKVKRAESGMILRPITLSPDQTLHEVIRVMKEHNISGVPITEGERLVGILTNRDLRFERNLDLKVREVMTKEVITTGEETTLEKAKEILQKNRIEKLPVIDKKGNLKGLFTIKDVERVTEFPNATKDKIGRLRVGGAIGVGEPALARAGKLVEAGVDLVVIDTAHGHTKGVLETVRQFKKAYNIPLIAGNVATGEAAEALIKAGVDAVKVGVGAGSICTTRVVTGIGVPQLFAVIDCAKVTTRHGIPLIADGGIKFSGDVTKALAAGADTVMIGGLLAGTDEAPGENILYQGRSYKSYRGMGSIGAMLKGSGDRYAQGGIKERSKLIPEGIEGMVPHRGPLATQITQIVGGVRSGMGYLGAKNLDELRKKARFVRITSAGLKESHVHDVVITKEAPNYRLE